Part of the Rhinoderma darwinii isolate aRhiDar2 chromosome 2, aRhiDar2.hap1, whole genome shotgun sequence genome, aggtcacttcttctacgcgggcgtctatttacgcgccgtcatttgacagcggcgcgtaaatatacgcctcgtgtgaacagacaaacgtctgcccattgctttcaatgggcagatgtttgtcagcgctattgaggcgctattttcagacgtaattaggggcaaaaacgcccgaattacgtccgtaaataggccgtgtgaacataccctaaggaagaTGCATGAGCAGGACCAGTGAGGTATGTTACAATATTGTTACAGTTGTAGAAGGAAGGTTTCTCATGTATATGGGGAAGTTTAGGGAGATAGCTGTTCAGCTGATAGCTATCTAAGGCTTCgtacacatctgtgtcagggtcccgttctgacgttccattggagcttcccgtcagaacgggaccctgactgacacaaatggaaactataggtttccgtttccatcaccattgatttctatcaccaatgttttctgtttgtctcagttctgcaaggtttccgttgtttttacggaattaatagcgtagtcgactacgctacatAGACTACGTAGTCGACCTTTTTATGTCCCCCAATAGCCTGTATCTAAAATGTCTTCTCTTCCAGGTTTCTGTGAATAGACATAACTTTTTGGAGTATTATCACAGAATTCCTCTGCACCGAGTCAACACTTTAGCAATAAAGGGCTGTGTTAGTCTAATCTACTTTGAGATACAAGCACAAGGGGTAAGTAATATTGTACAGATCTGTTTAAATAGTTATAATTcttaaattcttaaaaaaaaaaaattctaattactCAGAATTTTTTCTTTAGGGCAGGTTCAGATGTATTGATAAGAATCTGCACCGCTTCTGCATTGGAAAACCAAATTGCAAAAGCAGGAAACAAATACGCTAGACGTCACTCTGTGTAAGCGATCCAAATGTATTCACCTGAGTGGCGGCGTTTATATTCCTCCATTTTTCTCCAATGAAAAATAGCCAGGAATACATTTAGGATCTGGTATGCTGCAGtagaaaaaacaaaattataatTGCGATCTTAAAAAATACTATTTACACACATTAAAGCATCTgacaaaatgcaacaaaaacgtaCCCTTAGACTTTAGATGGTAAAGTATAGTAAATATTACATAAATCAGAAATCAATTACTGTTTTTTTCTTCTCTAGGGTGGACATTTAGCAGTCCTAAATGCCGATACAGCTTAAAATAGTTTACTATACTTTCCGCAAAATGTCTATATCCTGTGTGGCCACACGTGTCATCCTGCATATCCAACCTCATATTTAACAGGTGTCCAGGTTTACTTGAGACAGTTCTGGATTCCTGAATAATGATTTGATCTGTGATCCTTTCTATCTTCTTATTCATTGTTGATGTCTAAATGCAGAGATTGGTGCAGGATGAGATAGATATATGTAAGTAAGTGCTGACTGGCTGCTCACATGTAGATTTGCGTTTGAGAtaagtgtggtgtattatagtgcACAATGGCTGCCATAATTATAATAGTCTGTCCAGACAATAGCTATTCCCCCTCCACTGCCAAGAACAATCAGATCAGGAGCTGCATGGCATAATGATATTCACTCTAGTCCATTCTTGCATGCTCTTCTTGTTCTCTTCTTCTTTTTTATGTGGGGGTCTGACTGTGGGGACCTTccctgatcctgagaatgaaggggttgCTGCAGTGGTGTGGTGTTGTGGCCCCTTCACAGTTTTTACCTGCATGGTGGTGCTCCCCACCACCTGCTGTGTAGGGCACTGCGGCATAGCCCCAAAGTGAATGGGGATATGCTGCATTTCCCTGCAAAGCGAGTGGCTGGGAGCAACGTTGTGCAGAGAAAAACTGTGAAGGGTTGTTGAGGGACCCGGCCGtaaaacccccactgatcagaaagtgATACAGGAAGACAAGCAACACTCTCTCCAATGATTGCGTTAAAATGGGTGCACAAATCCTAGCCTCCAGGACGCATGAATCAATGTCAGAGCTACGCAGGGGTACTTTGTCTTACATGGACGTCAAATAAACACATTTGTGAAGGATATCACCTATATTGGAGTGCTGACTTTAATCAGAAAGTAGTGGCATATCCTAGCCATATGTCATTACTTTctatgatgggaaaacccttttttatttattttagttcagtcaaacatacactatatggcaaaAAGGAtgcggacacctgaccatcacacctacagtatatgagcttgttggacatcccattccaaaaccatttgcattaatatggagttaggCACCCATTTGGTGGCTATAACAACCTctgcttctgggaaggctttctacaagattttggagtgtctgtgacAATTTATGCCCTTGTGCCTTTcaaccaaaagagcatttgtgaggtctggCACTGATGTTGGTCAAGAAAGTCTTGCTCACAATATTGTAGGCATTCCAATTCATGCTATAGATGTTGGATGAAGTtgaagtcagggctctgtgcagccactcaagttcctccacatcaaACTTGTCAAGTTATAGCTTTATGGAGATCACTTTGTGCACACGGGcaaagtcatgctggaacaggaaagggccctCCCCAAACTCTTGCCACAAAGCTAGAAGCATAAAATTGTCTAATATTTCCTTGTGTGCTGTAGCAGCATCCTggtgtaacaacagctcagccactaAGTATTAGGCCAGTTTTCATGGTCTACCATTTTGTGGCTGAATTGTTACTCCATGACGAtgccgcctcacattaatagagcTTACACTTTCACCGAGCTCTTGAGTACAActcatactactaccaatgtttgtctttGGAGCTTGCATGGCTATGTACTTGTTTGCAATGAATGTGGCTGAAACCCCTGCACCCAATAATTAAAAGGGGGGTCCACATACTGTACGTTTGGCCATTAATTGTATTTTGCTGCCATCTGAGAAAAAATAATAGACAGATGTGTGCATTTTTAGGGacaaaaaaaagtctattttactTTCAATAAAGACAATTGTAATTAAAATGActtccaagtaaaaaaaaaaaatagatttatttcaGATAATTTACAGATGTGTTTTCTTTGCAGTCTACACTGGTTAATCCTGGCGTGTTTCCCCCAGCAAATTATGTAAGTACACAATGTAGAGCTgtacagtgtgattatatatatatatacactaccgttcaaaagtttgggttcacccagacaattttgtgttttccatgaaaactcacacttatatttatcaaatgagttgcaaaatgactagaaaatatagtcaagacattgacaaggttagaaataatgatttttatttgaaataataattttctccttcaaactttgctttcgtcaaagaatgctccatttgcagcaattacagcattacagacctttggcatactagctgttaatttgctgaggtaatcgggagaaatttcaccccatgcttccagaaggccctccaacAAGTTGGATTgggttgatgggcacttcttgcataccatacggtcaagctgctcccacaacagctctatggggttgagatctggtgactgcgctgaccactccattacagatagaataccagctgcctgcttcttccctaaatagttcttgcataatttggaggtgtgctttgggtcattgtcctgttgtaggatgaaattgtctccaatcaagcgctgtccacagggtatggcatggcgttgcaaaatggagtgatagctttccttattcaaaatcccttttaccttgtacaaatctcccactttaccagcaccaaagcaaccccagaccatcacattacctccaccatgcttgacagatggcgtcaggcactcttccagcatcttttcagttgttctgcgtctcacaaatgttcttctgtgtgatccaaacacctcaaacttcgattcgtctgtccataacacttttttccaatcttcctctatccaatgtctgtgtgcttttgcccatattaatcttttccttttattagccagtctcaaatatggctttttctttgccactctgccctgaaggccagcatcccggagtcgcctcttcactgtagatgttgcactggcgttttgcgagtactatttaatgaagctgccagttgaggacctgtgaggcgtctatttctcaaactagagactctaatgtacttgtcttgttgctcagttgtgccgcgaggcctcccacttctctttctactctggttagagtctgtgtgtgctgtcctctgaagggagtagtacacaccgttgtaggaaatcttcagtttcttggcaatttctcgcatggaatatccttaacttctaagaacaagaatagactgtcgagtttcacatgaaagctctctttttctagccattttcagagtttaatcgaacccacaaatgtaatgctccacattctcaactagctcaaaggaaggtcagttttatagctcctctaaacagcaaaactgttcacagcggtgttaacataattgcacaagggttttcaagtgttttctaatcatccattagccttctaacacagttagcaaacacaatgtaccattagaatactggagtgatggttgctggaaatgggcctctatacacctatgtagatattgcattaaaaaccagacgtttgcagctagaatagtcatttagcacattaacaatgtatagagtgtatttctgattaatttaatgttatcttcattgaaaaaaactgtgcttttctttcaaaaataaggaaatttctaagtgaccctaaacttttgaacggtagtgtgtgtgtatatatatatatatatatatatatatatatatatatatatatatatatacagtgaaggaaataagtatttgatcccttgctgattttataagtttgcccactgtcaaagacatgaacagtctagaatttttaggctaggttaattttaccagtgagagatagattatatttaaaaaaaaacagaaaatcacattgtcaaaattatgtatatttatttgcattgtgcacagagaactaagtatttgatccctttgcaaacaagacttaatacttggtggcaaaacccttgttggcaagcacagcagtcagacattttttgtagttgatgatgaggtttgcacacatgttagatggaattttggcccactcctctttgcagatcatctgtaaatcattaagatttcgaggctgtcgcttggcaactcggatcttcagctccctccataagtttacgatgggattaaggtctggagactggctaggccactccatgaccttaatgtgcttctttttgagctactcctttgttgccttgactgtatgttttgggtcattgttgtgctggaagacccagccacgagccatttttaatgtcctggtggagggaaggaggttgtcactaaggatttgacggtacatggctccatccattctcccattgatgcggtgaagtagtcctgtgcccttagcagagaaacacccccaaaacataatgtttccacctccatgcttgacagtggggacggtgttctttgggtcataggcagcatttctcttcctccaaacacggcgagttaagttaatgccaaagagctcaattttagtttcatctgaccacagcaccttctcccaatcactctcagaatcatccagatgttcatttgcaaacttcagacgggcctgtacatgtgccttcttgagcagggggaccttgcgggcactgcaggattttaatccattacggggtaatgtgttaccaatggttttcttggtgactgtggtcccagctgccttgagatcattaacaagttccccccgtgtagttttcggctgagctctcaccttcctcaggatcaaggataccccacgaggtgagattttgcatggagccccagatcgatgtcgattgacagtcattttgtaagtcttccattttcttactattgcaccaacagttgtctccttctcacccagcgtcttactgatggttttgtagcccattccagccttgtgcaggtctatgatcttgtccataacatccttagaaagctctttggtcttgcccatgttgtagaggttagagtcagactgattaattgagtctgtggacaggagtcttttatacaggtgactatttaagacagctgtctttaatgcaggcaccaagttgatttggagcgtgtaactggtctggaggaggctgaactcttaatggttgttaggggatcaaatacttatttctctgtgcacaatgcaaataaatatatacaattttgacaatgtgattttcagttttatttttttatataatctatctctcactggtaaaattaacctagcctaaaaattctagactgttcatgtctttgacagtgggcaaacttacaaaatcagcaaaggatcaaatacttatgtccttcactgtatatatatatatatatatatatatatatatatatatatatatatatatatatatatatatatatatatatatatacagaaagaatcgaagataggagcagcactgtggttccACGCCTGGTAAGGCCGGTGCTATGCTTCAAAcacaggagtgacctctccttgtataatatacattaaaaaaagagagagCGAAGCAGCAGTCAAAAATAATtgggtttattcatccaacatccacTACTAGAAGTATGTGTATATAATTAAAGAGGTCCGGTCTGATCTCTTGATATGTCTATTTAATAAATGTGTGTACTCCCCATAAAAAAACAAtcctgaagcatcttttcttagatggaataacagaggaacattgCACATTGTACAGTTCTAAGATAcgatgctccagcattgttatcTCATTGGGAATACAAATTTTTGGGGAAAACCAACATGTCAGGAAAGCTTACAtgttcccattaaccccttaccgctgcAGCTAGTTTTGCCTTTTTTACAGTGCCTTATTtttctacacggcgactttggccaaaACACAGGTTGCATGGCCAAAGATCGCTGTTCCCCGCTGTCTGTACCGCAGGCAATAAAAGTCATTGTGGTCGCTTTGAGACTTGCAAGTTGCCGCGACGCCACAATCGCAAATAATCCAAACCTGCTGGATTTCTTGCGACAGTAATGTTGCAGCAGCTTGCAATCTTTGGCCGTGCGAACTGTGTAGATGGCTCTGGAAACCTCTTAAATGGTGCTACATCTAAGGAGTAAAATTAgcaggatcggagttatctctgatcctgaTGGTTACAACTATCAGTCACCTCTGGGCTCTCGTAGGGATCACGCGGGCACTGCTCCTGTGCCCCTGTGATCACCTTGACTTACATGTACGGCGTGGTAAGTATGTTACATTACTTTATGGCTTAGTCAACTAATTCAGTATGTCTTTTGATCACAATAAACTTGTGGCATAATACAATAATGGGCTATGGAGGACAGCCTTAGTTTACCATGTGGTACAGGACCTAATAATTAATCCTACTTTATTATTCAATCAGGCAATCCCATACACATCTATCATCTGTGGAGGCCTGTTTCCCTGCAAGGTGATTGTCATCAGAGGAGCTGTTGGTGCACACCACCCTAAAAGGTATTTATATCCTGTTGCTTATATGGCACCAACATATTCATTAGCGCTGTACAGACATGATCACCCACATCAGACCCTGTGCTCTATGTCAGATGTGCAATCAAAGTGTGTAGGTCTGGATAAAATTATCATTATTGCTAAATGTATCTGTCCATTAGTACCGTTGTGCCCTGTTATTCAATACTTAAAGACAAGAACTTTCTTATTGGCCAGTAGTAGTAGCCCCAGAAGGaggcacaaaaaacaagcccacataacaTTGGGTGTACATCACCTATCAGATACATGTATTAGCTAGGGAAGAGAGAGAGCAATATAATATGTGAATTAAAATGGAAAAAGCAAAGTCACATCAGCGAAACGCACATCGGGAAGCCATACTGGCAGATAGGAAGGGAAAGGTAATACATAACCAGGGACAGATAGAATTTTAATAGCAACAATCGGCCTATAATCTCTATCTGGGTATATATCTGCAGGGAGTTTAAGATAGGGTAACACTGCTTCTTACAATAAAGGGTGTTTGATTCCTACAACAGACACACAAAGTACATCATATCTGGCTATCCCTGCTCGTTGCATGCAGGAAATCCCAGATGGGATAATGCCGTTACTTACAACAAATGGTGTTTACTCTTAATCACAGAGACAACTGTAGCCGGTTAGTGGCACCCGGACACCACATAAAATAATACAGTGAGGAAAGAAAttataatttgcttcatgcagggGTATTAATTAATAAGTGTGACCCAACATGGATAATAAGCAATAAGAATATCTGTCATTTACATGAGCCATtttaatacacacacataaatatatatacatatatatatatatatatatatatatatatatatataaaatcacacaCTCATAATAAGATATTCCAGAATTCGAGGCTTGTTGACACTatacacaataagggtatgttcacacggccgattttcgaccgtttttcaggccgtaaacgcccaaaaaacggccagagaaacggaagcattacgcctccaaacatctacccgttgatttcaatgggaaaaactgcattctgttccaacgggccatttttttacgcggctgttttgaaaaatggccgcgtaaaaaacggccatgaaaaagaagtgcaggtcacttcttgggacgttttttggagccgtttgtcatagactctatagaaaacagctccaaaaacggccgtaaaaaacgcagcgaaaatcgcgagtggcttaaaaaaattctgaaaatcaggagctattttcccttgaaaacaggtccgtattttcagatgtttttagtctagtgtgtgaacatacccttagtgtgcaaAAATCCAGACAAGTGGCAGTGATGTTGCAAGTATAATAGGGAACAACCAGTCCTATCATTTATAGAATTATAACATACATACTTTTGACGGAGATGTTTTAAGTGATTGAAGCTTACTTTTTAATGCATATCGCCAAGATTATTTTAATTGACATATTACATTGCTCTCCCTTATGTTCATCTTCCCTAACTTATACATCTACCTTGATCTATTGCCACCTTGTGGCCCTGGCTCTCCTCACCAACATCAGAATGGTCTTAAACTTCTTTGTTCAGTTGTCTATTGTTTTCCTGTGGCAGTAAAGTTCTTCACTATTGGACAACCTCACCATCTTGTTTCATTAGCTCTGCTACTACCTGTTCATATTGGCAACAAGCTACTGCTCTCTGGAGTTAGCCCACCAATGCAGAGCATTTATAGTATGTTTGTGGTTCTAACTCCTGCAGCTGCTACTTGTGGGAATTTACAGAAGACATATCTGTACAGGTGTCATTGAAATAAATGATCCTGAATCCTTTAGTAAACtcctgagctcctcctagtgttggctgcaggcagccagaattttatcacaaTCAACTCTATGGCTGTGTGCACGTTCTTAGATTACCAAAAGCAAAAAAGTTTTCATTTCAACATAACAAAAGCAAAGTTTCGACCATAgtgtgggtctttatcaagccttGATAACAACCCACACTAGGGTCGTAATGTCGTTTATGTTATggtaaaataaaaggtttttttgcTTTTGATAATCTAAGAACAGTGTTCTGCGGTTCTTCTTGGAATTGTGGTTATAGAGGAGTTATGAGTCGGCTACAGCTTGACACTGCTTGCACCGTGTTATATTTTTGAAGACTATTTTCCATGTTTTTTGGACTGTGATGTACTGCTGCTCTCTTTATTTCTCTGGCTGTGTGAGACGAAGCAGGGCATTTGGAGCTCAGTTACAGAAAACCAAGCTGTGTCCCCTTCATAGATATATTTAGAAGGGAGACGTATAAGaaataaatatgtgaaataatTGTATTAACATACTTTTACAAAACTTATCTACAGCTTTCAAGTCAACCTGAAATTTTCTGGGGGAATTGCCTTTCATTTCAATCCAAGATTTCATCAATGCACTATAGTCCGAAACAGTTTTCTCAATAACAGTTGGGGAGAAGAGGAACTGGAAATGCCAAGCTGTGGAATGAGCTTTGCACCTGGACAGAGCTTTGTGGTAAGTGTAGTCAGAAATGGTTATACAGTACAGTGAAAAagatttaggcagttgtggaaaaatgctgcaaagtaagaatgctttaaaaaatagaagtgttaatagttgttttttttctatcaattaacaaaatactaagtgaatgaacagaagagaaatctaaatgaaatcaatatttggtgtgatcagCCTTTGTCTCCAAAACAGAATCAATTATTCTAAGTGcatttgcacaaagtcatggattttgtaggattatagtcaggtgtatgattaaccaattatacaaaacaggtgataatgatcgtaattttcatatgtaggttgaaacatagTCAATAACTGTAATAGAAACAgcttaggaggcttaaaactgggtgaggaacagtcaaactctgctacaaatgtAAGGTTCTGAAAGTCATTTTCATGTCACCGGtcaaccatggcaagactgagcacagtaaCAAGACCAAagcagttatactgcatcagcaagatcTCTATCCggacaaagatttcaaagcagactggggttttaagatgtgctgttcaagctcttttgaagaagcacaatgcagtggttggccaaggaaacttaatgcatcaaagacacatcatgcttacttcactTCGAAATCGGAAGAGGTCTAGCAGTGCCATCAGAAACCAGTGGAAACcatgtacacccatctactgttcggaggtCTAACCAAAGGTGGTCTTGATGGAAGAATTGCggtcaaaaagccataccttcgacgtggaaacaaggccaagcgactcaactatgcacgaaaacataggaactggggtgcaaaaaaaatgtcagtaagtgctctggactgatgagtctaaatttgaaatatttggttGTAACAGAgggcagtttgttcgccgaaaGGCTggtgagcggtacaataatgctccctatatgctaatttgctgtaacaAAAGataggagggttcctccagctcaccttgtcacgggTATAATTGatagcgcacggatcctcgtgtcggtacaCGGCTTTGCAGAGACAGAGAAAATAGGAGTAGATGGGTCCAGCGCTGGGTATCGTGTGACTGTTAAaacaggaaacttcttccaagattTATTGTAAACCATTAAAAACAGTGAAAAAAGAGATGAATGGGTTTGTCCAGAGTACAATGGAAGATTCAGCAGTataggcggtgcctacgcgtttcagacgctccctgcgtccttaatcatggcttgtcTTGTGGACCTTGCTTTCCTGCCTCTGATGCAGATCAATCAGtgcaaggcagcttgagggtagttcacgccctgttggctaattacagcaaattagcatatagggagccaacacaacagtgggccatatctctggaacagggggtGAGGGTGTCCAGGAGAAAGgaaaaacagcactggaatcacggagacagcgctattcaggtcagttaattaGTTCAGCTTATATGACttcgtgacaggtcctctttaagaactatcttcagcgtaaagaagaacaaggaccaCTGGAAGTGATATGGCTGATCTCAACATCCTCGAGTctatctgggattacatgaagagacagaagtatttgaggaaccctacatccacagaagatctgtggttagttctcaaagatgtttggaacaacttcATGCCTGAGTTCATTCAAAAACTGTATGCaagtagaagaattgatgctgttttgaaggcaaagggtggttacACCAGATTTTGATTTATATTTCTTTTCAGTTTATTAACTTTTCATTTTGttgattgataaaaaaaacaaacattaatatttctgtttttgaaagcattcttactttgtagcattttttcacaattatGTGGAGAAATGTGCAATGGAATTTGATTATCCTTTCATCTAGAATATCTGCTATATCAATTTTCTTCACAGATGGAAATAGTTTGTGAGAACCATCATTTTAGAGTGAATGTGAATGGGAACCACGTGTGCAACTTCAATCATCGTGTGCCACATCTCCAGCAAATAGACACTCTGCAAGTTGAAGGCGATGTTGTGCTGCAGCACGTTCAAATTTAGACAGCGATTGATTTAATTATTGTACTCAATTACAGCTTTTCTCAATGATTATCACTTTGCTACATCTACAGTATATGTTTACCATATTTTACATATTAAAGCAAACATGTAACATATATCATTGTTTCATAGGAAATATTATATTCATAATTAAAAGGTAAATATATAACCTGGAAATAAAACCTAAAATTTGAATCAAATTGCAAATGTTTAATTCAATTGTTTGCCTTCTTgttttatatacatagtgacttcCGAAAGTATTTACCCACCACTCCCCCTCCCTGGTGTTTTGTCTGTTTTGCTGCCTTGCAACTATTTGATTTACTTCAAAATGCCTACCACTttaaaggtgcaaaatatttttcaccgtgacacaacaataattaagacaaatAACGGAGGGCTTTAATGTGGAGAAGTATTAGCCCCCTGAAAGTCAATATTTTGTGGTAccaccttttgctgcaattacagatgccagtctcttggggtatgtctctTTTAGCTTCACACCaagacactgggatttttgtcTATCCCTCCgggaaaaactgctccaactccttcaagttaCATGCGTTGTGTTGGTGTATGTCCTCAAGTCCTGCCACAGTTTCTTAATTTGATggaggtctgggctttgactaggtCATTCCAAGACATGTAAAGGTTTctgcttaaccctttcccgacatccgccgtatatatacggcgcatgtcgggtgagagagtatggagcgggctcacagttgacacttccgggttacgagcgggatcccgcttgagcacaatcccgcttgtttaacccggtaaatgctgcagtcaatagcgacggctacatttaaatgactaaaaacagggggcagCCCCCTGCAATGTTCCAACGACCCCCCGCAGCGAGAACGGGGGGTGcctttggttggcatggcagcctaggAGCCCGATGAGGGACCCTAggtttgccatctttgtacttctatgaagccctgccgagactgtcagtatcacgatatacttcaatacattagtattgcagtatattgtgcaagcgatccagcgattgctggttcaagtcccgaagggggacaagtaaaatacagtaatataaagtttttaaaaaaacttaaactttaattaaaagtaaaaaaaaaacagccttttcCCATCTTCCCTCAAgtacaatgtaaaaaacaaaacaaaaactaacataactggtattgacgcgTTCATAactgtccgaactattacaatatatcattaaataatccgcatggtgaacgtcgtaaaaaaataaattattttaaacatcagaattgctgttttgtggtcacttcatctcccacaaaatatgaaataaaaagtaa contains:
- the LOC142742748 gene encoding galectin-9-like, whose protein sequence is MSVGPIFSPPVPFSTYFPNGVNNGTMVIVSGAVLSSGDCFEVNFKCGQAENDDIAFHFKPRFDRGHVVCNTMEHEKWGNEEIKYELPFHREQPFEIRILVTNNDYKVSVNRHNFLEYYHRIPLHRVNTLAIKGCVSLIYFEIQAQGSTLVNPGVFPPANYAIPYTSIICGGLFPCKVIVIRGAVGAHHPKSFQVNLKFSGGIAFHFNPRFHQCTIVRNSFLNNSWGEEELEMPSCGMSFAPGQSFVMEIVCENHHFRVNVNGNHVCNFNHRVPHLQQIDTLQVEGDVVLQHVQI